The Acidianus infernus genome window below encodes:
- the ftsY gene encoding signal recognition particle-docking protein FtsY: protein MICFEKLKKAFSSFTEKLRQKGEEKSEEQQPTLSNSKPVTQEAQQPSSQLEQKSNEQNKIEEIKNETSGKKEESPTKEKVGIGSKLNIFNIFKYREIKEDDVDDIIEELRIELLESDVSLEVTDKILEDLKSSLIGKKVNRSEDLDELVKKSLKNSITEILEKNRFERNLIEEIKRSPKPYVIMFFGVNGVGKTTTIAKVAYMLKKAGLKVIVSASDTFRAAAQEQLAIHCQKLEIPLVKGKYGGDPASVAFDAIQAAKSRGIDVVLIDTAGRMHVDKDLTEELKRIVRISKPNLKLLVIDALAGNDALEQAKYFENVVDYDGVILTKVDADAKGGVVLSLAYELKKPVIFLGTGQNYDDLIPFSVDWFIERIFS, encoded by the coding sequence ATAATTTGTTTCGAAAAGTTAAAAAAGGCTTTTTCTTCCTTTACAGAAAAACTTAGACAAAAAGGAGAAGAAAAATCTGAAGAACAACAACCGACTTTATCAAATTCTAAACCTGTAACGCAAGAAGCTCAACAGCCTTCTTCGCAGCTTGAACAGAAGTCTAATGAACAAAATAAGATAGAAGAAATAAAGAACGAAACGAGCGGAAAGAAGGAAGAATCTCCAACTAAGGAAAAAGTAGGTATAGGTAGTAAGCTGAATATCTTCAATATCTTTAAATATAGAGAAATAAAAGAAGACGACGTTGATGATATTATTGAAGAACTTAGAATAGAATTATTAGAAAGTGATGTTAGCCTAGAAGTTACTGATAAAATCCTAGAGGATCTTAAATCATCGTTGATAGGTAAAAAAGTAAACAGAAGTGAAGATTTAGATGAGTTAGTAAAAAAATCATTAAAAAATTCTATAACAGAAATTTTAGAGAAAAACAGATTTGAAAGAAATCTAATAGAGGAAATTAAAAGATCTCCCAAACCCTATGTTATAATGTTCTTCGGAGTTAATGGAGTAGGTAAAACTACAACTATTGCAAAAGTTGCATATATGTTAAAAAAAGCCGGACTCAAAGTAATAGTCTCCGCTTCCGACACTTTTAGAGCAGCAGCTCAAGAACAGCTTGCAATACATTGCCAAAAACTGGAAATACCACTAGTTAAAGGTAAATATGGTGGAGATCCTGCATCTGTAGCCTTTGACGCAATTCAAGCAGCAAAAAGTAGGGGAATAGACGTAGTCCTTATTGATACTGCAGGAAGAATGCATGTTGATAAGGATTTAACAGAGGAATTGAAAAGAATAGTAAGAATCTCAAAACCTAACTTAAAGTTATTAGTAATAGACGCATTGGCAGGCAACGACGCGCTAGAGCAAGCAAAATATTTTGAGAACGTCGTAGATTATGACGGTGTAATATTAACAAAAGTTGACGCTGACGCAAAAGGCGGAGTTGTTTTATCTTTAGCGTACGAATTAAAAAAACCAGTAATCTTCTTAGGAACTGGACAGAATTATGACGATTTAATTCCTTTTAGTGTAGATTGGTTTATCGAGAGAATTTTTAGTTAA
- the pfdA gene encoding prefoldin subunit alpha, whose amino-acid sequence MSDQQENKVVISLDDLLAQAQLLKKQIDDLSAARAEILDSVASIEAAKASIQELKTQQEMLVSSDKKGYLMFKINNQPPQKVLVYLGLSYYVEVDMDTALKILDDRENELKEASAGLDKKLAESKAAYDQIIDILNQIQAQAQQKGE is encoded by the coding sequence ATGTCCGATCAGCAAGAGAATAAAGTAGTAATATCTTTAGATGACTTATTAGCACAAGCTCAACTCTTAAAGAAACAAATAGATGATCTCTCGGCAGCTAGGGCAGAAATACTAGATTCTGTAGCTTCAATTGAAGCCGCTAAAGCTTCTATACAAGAACTAAAAACTCAACAAGAAATGCTAGTATCATCGGATAAGAAAGGATACCTTATGTTTAAGATTAATAATCAACCGCCCCAAAAAGTTTTAGTTTATTTAGGCTTGTCATATTATGTAGAGGTTGATATGGATACAGCATTAAAAATTTTAGATGACAGGGAAAACGAGCTAAAAGAAGCATCAGCAGGACTAGATAAGAAGCTTGCAGAGAGTAAAGCGGCATATGACCAAATAATAGATATATTAAACCAGATTCAAGCGCAAGCTCAACAAAAAGGTGAATAA
- the rpl18a gene encoding 50S ribosomal protein L18Ae, translated as MEEIKVYMVKGTALFNESRFPTRQKFIKFVRALNEKQAAEYIYAYFGSKNKIKRHNIKIEEIKEIPLDEVPDRRIKDIAKLDKIILM; from the coding sequence ATGGAGGAGATTAAAGTTTACATGGTAAAAGGTACTGCACTATTCAACGAAAGTAGATTCCCAACAAGGCAGAAATTTATAAAATTTGTTAGAGCATTAAATGAAAAACAGGCTGCAGAGTACATTTATGCATATTTTGGAAGTAAAAATAAAATAAAGAGACATAATATCAAGATCGAAGAAATTAAGGAAATTCCGTTGGACGAAGTTCCAGATAGGAGAATAAAAGATATTGCTAAGCTAGACAAGATTATTTTAATGTGA
- a CDS encoding translation initiation factor IF-6, translating into MNIQRLSIFGTDNIGVYIFSNDKYTFVPKNLDNETKRIIQENLGTEIIETTIADSFLIGIFMTGNNKALLLPKNIRDDELKIVKELAKDIRVEVLNLKTTALGNVILTNDNAALVYPEFSDAEVKQIKEALQVDEIKKGRIAHVSVVGSVGVVTDKGGIVHIDATDDEIKELSKLFKINIDIGTVNFGSAFVRSGLVANDKGILVGSSTTGPEILRIQKALGE; encoded by the coding sequence ATGAATATACAGAGATTAAGCATATTTGGAACTGATAATATAGGAGTATACATATTTTCTAACGATAAATATACTTTTGTTCCAAAAAATCTAGATAATGAAACTAAAAGGATTATCCAAGAAAATTTAGGTACAGAAATTATAGAAACCACAATAGCAGATAGTTTTTTAATAGGAATTTTTATGACAGGTAATAATAAAGCGCTTCTTCTTCCTAAAAATATTAGAGACGACGAATTAAAAATTGTAAAAGAACTTGCTAAAGACATAAGAGTAGAAGTATTAAACTTGAAGACCACAGCACTTGGAAATGTAATATTAACAAACGATAATGCTGCATTAGTTTATCCTGAATTTTCAGACGCAGAAGTCAAGCAAATTAAAGAAGCATTACAGGTTGACGAAATTAAAAAAGGTAGAATTGCACATGTATCTGTTGTAGGATCAGTAGGCGTTGTCACAGATAAAGGTGGAATTGTACACATAGATGCCACCGACGATGAAATAAAGGAACTATCTAAACTATTCAAAATTAACATAGATATAGGCACGGTAAATTTCGGTAGTGCCTTTGTTAGAAGCGGCCTAGTGGCAAATGATAAAGGAATATTAGTTGGTTCATCTACTACTGGACCAGAGATTTTAAGAATTCAGAAAGCTTTAGGTGAGTGA
- a CDS encoding 50S ribosomal protein L31e, translated as MKEKDNFEMVINLRKIATGKRTNRLGRALKEIRSKIIRHFGADRVLIDPLVVKSLSTNGYDKIKSRIRVVVSKLDEKTYLVKLAIKSE; from the coding sequence ATGAAAGAGAAGGATAATTTTGAAATGGTAATTAACTTAAGAAAGATAGCTACAGGCAAGAGGACTAACAGGCTAGGGAGAGCATTAAAGGAAATTAGAAGTAAAATAATCAGGCATTTTGGGGCAGATAGAGTACTGATAGACCCATTGGTAGTAAAGTCATTATCCACTAACGGATATGATAAGATAAAAAGTAGAATAAGAGTAGTAGTAAGCAAATTAGATGAAAAAACATATTTAGTAAAGCTTGCAATTAAGAGTGAATGA
- a CDS encoding 50S ribosomal protein L39e has translation MSTTKPLAKKLRLAKALKSNSAIPAWVILKTNGKVRINPLRRNWRRNSLKV, from the coding sequence ATGAGTACAACTAAACCTTTAGCTAAAAAATTAAGATTGGCTAAGGCTCTAAAATCAAACTCAGCTATCCCAGCATGGGTTATATTAAAAACTAATGGAAAAGTAAGAATAAATCCTCTTAGAAGAAACTGGAGAAGAAATAGTCTAAAGGTGTAA
- a CDS encoding DNA-binding protein, whose product MSEDEYDPELQNLLARRAEEESRRALEERRKREEYEKQKEALLRVILTPEARQRLNNVKLVKPELAESLENQLIALAQAGRIKIPITDDELKEILAQVAEQNKRDYKIQIKERGWK is encoded by the coding sequence ATGTCAGAAGATGAATATGATCCTGAGTTACAAAATTTACTAGCCAGAAGAGCTGAAGAAGAAAGTAGAAGAGCATTAGAAGAAAGAAGAAAAAGAGAAGAATATGAGAAACAAAAAGAGGCCTTGCTTAGAGTTATTTTAACACCAGAAGCAAGGCAAAGGCTAAATAACGTAAAGCTAGTAAAGCCAGAGCTAGCTGAATCTTTAGAAAACCAATTGATAGCACTTGCACAAGCAGGAAGAATTAAGATTCCTATAACTGACGACGAGCTAAAGGAAATCTTAGCTCAAGTAGCGGAACAAAATAAAAGAGATTATAAGATTCAAATTAAAGAAAGGGGTTGGAAATGA
- a CDS encoding 30S ribosomal protein S19e has protein sequence MITADMVPPNLLIDKLANYIKENVKEVQPPEWAFFAKTASYKERVPDDLENWWYVRAASLLRKLYKEPFGVNTSRTIYSGLKRRGTKPPHTVKAPGHANRLIFQQLEKAGLVIKTKNGRSLSPKGRSLLDKLSYEIFKGLVENNPSLKKYLE, from the coding sequence ATGATTACAGCTGATATGGTACCTCCAAATTTGCTAATAGATAAGTTAGCAAACTATATAAAAGAAAACGTTAAGGAAGTACAGCCTCCAGAGTGGGCATTTTTTGCAAAGACTGCAAGCTACAAGGAAAGAGTTCCGGACGATTTAGAAAACTGGTGGTATGTTAGAGCTGCATCTTTACTTAGGAAATTGTATAAAGAACCCTTTGGAGTTAACACTTCTAGGACAATATATAGCGGACTAAAAAGAAGAGGAACTAAGCCCCCACACACAGTAAAGGCTCCTGGTCACGCTAATAGATTAATATTCCAACAGTTAGAAAAGGCTGGTCTAGTAATTAAAACTAAAAATGGTAGAAGTCTTTCACCAAAGGGAAGATCATTATTAGATAAATTATCATACGAAATCTTTAAAGGTTTGGTGGAAAATAATCCTTCTTTGAAAAAGTACTTAGAATAG
- a CDS encoding nicotinate phosphoribosyltransferase, translating into MKFYTATEEEILSGKITDIYFDRTIKTLEHLGINNVEVRMEFHSYGLPKGYSWAVFTGLEEALKLLEGKPVTVYAMPEGTLFKEIEPVMIIEGNYLDFGVYETALLGILRHESSIATKAARIKKLAQDKTVLFFGLRALHPAIAPMADRAAYIGGSDGISGAFDKEIFDIEPSGTMPHALMLSVGDNEKAWKAFDEAMDEKVPRIALVDTFEDERTEALKAAKLLGKRLAGVRLDTPSSRRGNFRKIVQEVRWTLNINGFSHVKIFVSGGIDEDDVVELRDYVDGFGVGTSISMPPSIDLSADIVEKKIDGKWVPYTKRGKWPGAKQVYRCSGFNDVITLLEDKPIEGCKPLLVKYMENGKIIRDLPSLKEIRNYVLGQLKEVQTL; encoded by the coding sequence ATGAAGTTCTATACAGCAACAGAGGAAGAAATTTTGAGCGGTAAGATAACAGATATTTATTTTGATAGAACTATAAAAACACTAGAACATCTGGGCATAAATAACGTGGAAGTGAGAATGGAATTTCATTCTTATGGACTTCCTAAAGGGTATAGTTGGGCAGTATTTACAGGATTAGAAGAAGCCCTTAAGTTACTTGAAGGAAAACCGGTTACAGTATATGCTATGCCAGAAGGGACATTATTTAAAGAAATAGAGCCAGTAATGATAATTGAAGGAAATTATCTTGATTTCGGAGTATACGAGACAGCTTTATTGGGGATACTAAGACATGAAAGCAGTATTGCAACAAAAGCTGCAAGGATAAAGAAACTTGCTCAAGATAAAACTGTATTATTTTTTGGGCTTAGAGCTCTTCATCCAGCAATAGCTCCTATGGCCGATAGAGCTGCTTATATAGGTGGCTCCGATGGGATTTCTGGAGCATTCGATAAGGAAATTTTCGACATAGAACCTTCTGGAACTATGCCACATGCATTAATGCTTTCGGTAGGAGACAACGAGAAGGCTTGGAAAGCGTTTGACGAAGCAATGGACGAAAAAGTACCAAGAATCGCGTTAGTAGATACTTTCGAAGATGAAAGGACTGAGGCATTAAAAGCTGCTAAGTTACTCGGTAAAAGATTAGCAGGCGTTAGGCTAGATACTCCTTCAAGTAGACGTGGAAATTTTAGAAAGATTGTACAAGAAGTTAGGTGGACTCTTAATATTAATGGTTTCTCACACGTTAAAATATTTGTAAGCGGCGGTATAGATGAAGATGACGTAGTAGAATTAAGAGATTATGTAGATGGGTTCGGAGTAGGAACTAGTATTTCAATGCCTCCTAGTATAGATCTAAGTGCTGATATTGTTGAGAAGAAAATCGATGGAAAGTGGGTACCATATACTAAAAGAGGCAAATGGCCTGGAGCTAAACAAGTATATAGATGCAGCGGGTTTAATGATGTAATAACTTTACTAGAGGATAAACCGATAGAAGGCTGTAAGCCGTTGCTAGTTAAATACATGGAAAATGGGAAAATAATAAGAGACTTACCAAGCTTAAAGGAAATAAGAAACTATGTACTTGGGCAATTAAAGGAAGTCCAAACGCTATAA
- a CDS encoding phosphate signaling complex PhoU family protein, which translates to MEVRRVQKFGKSTLMVSLPADWVKEVGLNPGESIYLEVDEDGSLKVYPPNLKTEGSSKEMKIEIKTNVSPELISRIIYSLYILGFDKITIESTDGPFNEDVLRKVKDTVRSLIGLEIVSQDLTNLQIQSFLDPTKYSMASLVSRLSNTLKQMLHYLNLGIKEASRTFLQEVLELEKEVDRLYYLSLRQLLLAQVNRSLAYMIGVKRIQIIGNRILMKAIEEAADEISEAASDLLSLHPEDLEVLKVSWDKIDMIVDQTAVVIDHVVKVLNKEDLKLVNEVLEELRTLRRVLMTEALMAEEKIEKNNSTRVTVVFRSLNLRLYNAIRRMEPIAEIAFNRSIENLKEIVIE; encoded by the coding sequence ATGGAAGTTAGAAGAGTACAAAAATTCGGTAAATCGACATTAATGGTATCATTACCCGCAGACTGGGTTAAGGAAGTTGGTTTAAACCCAGGAGAAAGTATTTACTTAGAAGTTGATGAGGATGGAAGCCTAAAGGTTTATCCGCCTAATCTGAAAACTGAAGGAAGCAGTAAAGAAATGAAAATAGAAATAAAAACTAACGTGAGCCCAGAACTGATAAGTAGAATAATCTATAGCTTATATATTTTAGGATTTGATAAAATCACAATAGAGTCTACAGACGGGCCATTTAATGAGGATGTATTAAGGAAAGTTAAAGATACAGTGAGAAGCTTAATAGGGTTAGAAATTGTATCACAAGATCTTACTAATTTGCAGATACAATCATTTTTAGATCCAACAAAGTATAGTATGGCTAGCTTAGTTAGCAGATTAAGTAACACATTAAAGCAAATGTTACATTACTTGAATTTAGGGATTAAAGAAGCTAGTAGAACATTTTTACAAGAGGTACTAGAATTAGAAAAGGAAGTAGATAGACTTTATTACTTATCATTAAGACAATTACTATTAGCTCAGGTAAATAGGAGCTTAGCCTATATGATAGGAGTAAAGAGAATCCAAATAATAGGAAATAGAATTTTAATGAAAGCAATAGAAGAAGCAGCAGACGAAATAAGTGAAGCCGCATCCGATTTACTTTCATTACATCCAGAGGATTTGGAAGTACTGAAAGTATCGTGGGATAAAATAGATATGATAGTCGATCAAACAGCAGTAGTTATAGATCATGTAGTAAAAGTATTAAATAAAGAAGATCTAAAGCTTGTTAATGAAGTATTAGAAGAGCTAAGGACTCTAAGAAGAGTTCTTATGACAGAAGCGTTAATGGCTGAGGAAAAAATTGAGAAAAATAATTCAACTAGAGTTACCGTCGTATTTAGAAGCTTAAACTTAAGGTTATATAATGCTATAAGAAGAATGGAGCCAATAGCTGAAATAGCTTTCAATAGAAGTATTGAAAATTTAAAGGAAATAGTTATAGAATAA
- a CDS encoding DUF711 family protein → MKIRAVTAFVADINKDKILSIANKLNFIKEEDILTKRISFPETNPNIEFSKLLDLVVDNSIIFSLISIKDKDKRLSQVKDALSAGENIYANVLLTSPSYVDEIVNLITRLEPSEASRFGILINDYFLLTPYFPTSTADVARDSFALSLLYVNDFKERKAVQSLEKADALGKIIESKTGLKYIGIDISLSPWGEESVGGLIEERSGKKIFNRGHIWTVGELNRELFSSAWEAKVSPIGYSEVMLPVGEDTILSKRVEEESLTLSQLLSMTFSCAAGLDMVGIEEDKELYKNIIKDAMAIQFVKKRPYGIRIIPSRGEKKIYIKEFGYIPTIKVV, encoded by the coding sequence ATGAAAATAAGAGCCGTAACGGCTTTCGTAGCTGATATAAATAAAGATAAAATTTTATCTATTGCTAACAAATTAAATTTCATTAAAGAAGAAGATATACTAACCAAGAGAATAAGCTTTCCTGAGACTAATCCTAATATAGAATTTTCGAAACTTCTAGATTTAGTAGTTGATAATTCAATAATTTTTAGCTTAATAAGTATAAAGGATAAGGACAAAAGATTAAGTCAAGTTAAAGATGCGCTCTCGGCAGGAGAAAATATATATGCGAATGTATTATTAACGTCACCTTCTTATGTTGACGAAATTGTAAATCTTATAACAAGGCTAGAACCTTCAGAAGCTTCAAGATTTGGAATACTTATTAATGATTACTTCCTTTTAACACCTTATTTTCCAACTTCTACTGCAGACGTAGCTAGAGACTCCTTCGCACTATCTTTACTTTACGTTAATGATTTCAAGGAAAGAAAAGCTGTACAAAGTTTAGAAAAAGCTGATGCATTAGGAAAAATTATTGAGAGTAAAACTGGATTAAAATACATAGGAATAGACATTTCGCTTTCTCCTTGGGGAGAGGAAAGTGTTGGAGGATTAATTGAAGAGAGAAGCGGGAAAAAGATCTTTAATAGAGGACACATATGGACAGTAGGCGAGCTTAATAGAGAATTATTCTCAAGTGCATGGGAAGCTAAAGTATCACCGATAGGTTATTCTGAAGTTATGCTACCAGTAGGTGAAGATACTATATTATCTAAACGCGTTGAGGAGGAATCTTTAACGCTTTCACAATTACTAAGTATGACATTCTCGTGCGCAGCAGGATTGGATATGGTAGGAATAGAAGAGGATAAGGAATTATATAAGAATATTATCAAGGATGCAATGGCTATTCAATTCGTAAAGAAAAGACCATACGGTATAAGAATTATACCTTCTAGAGGTGAGAAAAAGATCTATATAAAAGAATTCGGTTATATACCAACCATTAAAGTCGTATAG
- a CDS encoding DsrE/DsrF/DrsH-like family protein, whose translation MAKLTILLADNSMDKFYHGLVIAIGGKTLNWDVKFFVTSQAVILFTKEMKGKSKLKMGFFARLFISFQMKRMNIPDTSKLLMEAIKEGVEFYVDEAGLKLAGFSKSDLLDGIKLSDTISFLEEAKTSDVVITL comes from the coding sequence ATGGCAAAATTAACAATATTACTTGCGGATAATAGTATGGATAAATTCTATCATGGATTAGTTATAGCTATAGGGGGCAAAACATTAAATTGGGACGTCAAATTTTTTGTTACTTCGCAAGCAGTGATTCTATTTACAAAAGAGATGAAAGGTAAATCTAAGCTTAAAATGGGATTTTTTGCAAGACTTTTTATTAGCTTTCAAATGAAGAGAATGAATATTCCAGATACATCTAAATTACTAATGGAGGCAATAAAAGAAGGTGTTGAGTTCTACGTGGATGAAGCGGGGTTAAAATTGGCGGGTTTCTCTAAGTCTGATTTACTAGATGGAATAAAATTGTCCGATACTATATCCTTTTTAGAGGAGGCAAAAACTTCAGACGTGGTGATTACGTTATGA
- a CDS encoding sulfurtransferase TusA family protein: protein MKEINSDGICPVVLLEIYREWKSLKEGEEEDVIIRTPWEASVQALEKWCNETGNIFLSYEKQGNKIVIRLKLKK from the coding sequence ATGAAGGAAATAAATTCTGATGGAATATGCCCAGTAGTTTTACTTGAAATTTATAGGGAATGGAAATCTTTAAAGGAAGGCGAAGAGGAAGACGTGATAATAAGAACTCCGTGGGAAGCTTCCGTTCAAGCTTTAGAAAAATGGTGTAATGAAACTGGAAATATATTTTTAAGTTATGAAAAGCAAGGAAATAAAATAGTGATTAGGTTAAAATTAAAGAAATAA
- a CDS encoding cysteine synthase family protein yields MSKDLHVFEDPIELLENMWPTPLLKLKIGEDVWAKLEFYNPFSHSIKDRTAWFLFRQALENNANEIVEATSGNLGIALASLSAIFNKKFTSFIPAKAPQSFKVMMKILGAQVIQAGKSTTELLPLVKQYSKNTGAVHLDQFRNPLNYMTHYYTTAKEIDEQLEYLNKKPQRIIATAGTGGHLTGIAKYFKEKYGSDVEIIGVQPAEGERIPGIKRQDENSFIGLVKIDKMIDITRKEAVEGIVDIARSSGILIGISAGATVAAYKKLADDKTTVLVFPDDAFKYFMELEDIDSKI; encoded by the coding sequence GTGTCAAAAGACCTTCACGTATTTGAAGACCCTATAGAATTGTTAGAAAACATGTGGCCAACTCCACTTTTAAAATTAAAAATAGGAGAAGATGTTTGGGCAAAGCTAGAATTCTATAATCCTTTTAGTCACAGTATAAAAGATAGAACTGCATGGTTTCTCTTTAGACAAGCATTAGAAAATAATGCCAATGAAATAGTTGAAGCAACATCTGGTAATCTAGGCATAGCACTTGCCTCACTTTCTGCAATATTTAATAAGAAATTTACTTCTTTTATTCCTGCTAAGGCTCCTCAAAGCTTCAAAGTTATGATGAAAATTCTAGGAGCACAAGTTATACAAGCTGGAAAATCCACCACAGAGTTATTACCATTAGTAAAACAATACTCAAAAAATACTGGAGCCGTACATTTAGACCAATTTAGAAATCCATTAAATTACATGACTCATTATTATACGACTGCTAAGGAAATAGATGAACAATTAGAGTATCTAAATAAGAAACCCCAACGCATAATAGCCACAGCAGGCACTGGAGGTCATCTAACTGGAATAGCTAAATACTTCAAGGAAAAATATGGTAGTGATGTAGAAATTATAGGAGTTCAACCTGCAGAAGGAGAAAGAATTCCTGGAATCAAAAGACAAGACGAAAATAGCTTTATAGGACTAGTTAAAATTGATAAGATGATTGATATAACCAGGAAGGAAGCAGTAGAGGGAATAGTAGATATTGCTAGAAGTAGTGGAATTCTAATAGGTATAAGTGCAGGAGCTACTGTAGCAGCGTATAAGAAACTTGCTGATGATAAGACTACCGTATTAGTGTTTCCAGATGATGCGTTTAAATACTTTATGGAATTAGAAGATATAGATTCTAAAATATGA
- a CDS encoding serine/threonine protein kinase encodes MKFEDVIKSLYLQSKLIKLEEKEYVIKCYSTSAGIKWYFISSFFKSYPYASSPRERMNREIDFFTRKWDGIGTPKIIDMDYDTNCIMRDYIKGRPIETEEDFLMLGKAFKIIHENGLSLGDTKMENFIVNEKIYVIDAEQAIQTKEEKYFAWDILVFLLFLSYKYINDLKNFEKMARVFLNSYKPTQKEISYILDIRNIGILTLFPPMSLNLIKKITAEL; translated from the coding sequence ATGAAGTTTGAAGATGTGATAAAATCTCTATACTTACAGAGTAAGTTAATCAAGCTTGAAGAAAAAGAGTACGTTATTAAATGTTATTCTACAAGTGCAGGAATTAAATGGTATTTTATTTCATCATTTTTTAAATCATATCCTTATGCTTCAAGTCCTCGAGAGCGAATGAATAGAGAGATTGATTTTTTTACTAGAAAATGGGATGGAATAGGAACTCCAAAAATTATAGATATGGATTATGATACTAACTGTATAATGAGAGATTATATAAAAGGAAGACCTATAGAAACAGAAGAAGATTTTCTTATGCTTGGCAAGGCTTTCAAAATAATTCATGAAAATGGGTTATCATTAGGAGATACAAAAATGGAAAATTTTATTGTAAATGAAAAGATTTATGTTATAGATGCAGAACAAGCTATTCAAACTAAGGAAGAAAAATACTTTGCATGGGATATTTTAGTTTTTCTTCTTTTCCTAAGTTATAAATATATAAATGATTTAAAAAACTTTGAGAAAATGGCTAGAGTATTTTTAAACTCTTATAAGCCTACTCAAAAGGAGATATCTTATATTCTTGATATAAGAAATATAGGGATATTAACTTTATTCCCACCAATGTCTTTAAATTTAATCAAAAAAATTACTGCAGAACTTTAA